One Sphingobium sp. CAP-1 genomic region harbors:
- a CDS encoding helix-turn-helix domain-containing protein, producing MSEQALSERPPTENEVRQASEAARALATALTPQGLPFSVSRNGDVTEVELPPALGQLVLDVLTHVARGEMVTFVPYGAELTTKEAADLLNVSRPFLVSMLEEGKIAFHKVGSHRRVRACDLLAFRNVRDAERAAALDELQRLGQEFDSD from the coding sequence ATGAGTGAGCAGGCTCTCTCTGAACGGCCGCCAACTGAGAATGAAGTCCGGCAGGCGTCTGAGGCGGCGCGTGCGCTGGCGACGGCGTTGACCCCGCAGGGTTTGCCGTTCAGTGTCAGCCGGAACGGCGATGTGACCGAGGTCGAGCTGCCGCCTGCGCTCGGCCAGCTGGTGCTCGATGTGCTGACGCATGTCGCGCGCGGCGAGATGGTGACGTTCGTGCCGTATGGCGCGGAGCTGACGACCAAGGAGGCTGCCGACCTGCTCAACGTATCGCGTCCGTTTCTGGTGTCGATGCTTGAGGAGGGCAAGATCGCGTTCCACAAGGTCGGCTCGCACCGTCGGGTACGGGCCTGCGACCTGCTGGCGTTCCGCAACGTCCGCGATGCGGAACGCGCCGCGGCGCTCGATGAGCTCCAGCGGCTTGGCCAGGAGTTCGACTCGGATTGA
- a CDS encoding MarR family transcriptional regulator: protein MRDDKNQEDAATERRRHRLGTCRALIEERRLVEKNLGAQLCANPNWDMLLHLYQAELEGFAVYQSALCTVANIPSSSAHRWTAKLAVRKILTRRLDPRDKRRITVRLAPPIREALDHIMDGASIAATEFVRRCASDPDGI, encoded by the coding sequence ATGCGAGACGACAAAAACCAGGAAGACGCCGCTACCGAGCGGCGTCGCCACCGCCTCGGCACATGTCGGGCACTGATCGAGGAGCGAAGGCTCGTCGAGAAAAATCTGGGCGCCCAGCTATGCGCCAATCCCAACTGGGACATGCTCCTCCACCTTTACCAGGCCGAACTGGAAGGCTTCGCTGTCTACCAGTCCGCGCTTTGCACCGTCGCCAACATTCCTTCTTCCAGCGCCCATCGCTGGACCGCCAAGCTTGCCGTGCGGAAGATATTGACGCGCCGTCTCGACCCGCGCGACAAGCGCAGGATAACGGTCAGGCTTGCACCGCCTATCAGGGAGGCGCTGGATCACATCATGGACGGTGCATCCATCGCAGCGACCGAATTTGTCCGTCGTTGCGCCAGCGATCCAGATGGCATATGA
- a CDS encoding CopG family transcriptional regulator codes for MRTTLVIDDDVMAAARAIADHQHSSIGRVLSDLARKALHAPEAARTRNGISLLPTKPGVVVTQDIVNALRDEAP; via the coding sequence ATGCGGACGACCCTGGTGATCGATGATGATGTGATGGCGGCGGCGCGCGCGATCGCCGATCATCAGCACAGCTCGATTGGCCGTGTCCTCTCGGATCTGGCCCGCAAGGCGCTGCATGCGCCGGAAGCGGCTCGCACGCGCAACGGCATCAGCTTACTTCCGACCAAGCCGGGTGTGGTAGTGACGCAGGACATCGTCAATGCCCTTCGCGATGAGGCGCCATGA
- a CDS encoding LuxR family transcriptional regulator gives MYISPRLGKFVNSCGEVQDEFALKELLAEVTPSLGFDQFALVSHVDLVGPPRDAMVITSYHEGWIERSLLRNYYADDPVHAASTKTVTAFLWSVIPAMIRMTKRQQQILEEAKPFGLREGLTIPVQAPGEYRGTCSFGGKNSVTLDADLRGAAQLVGMFAFEAARRLQRARWAPGTQVPEIPTLSQRELDCIALVACGKGNSEIGGILKISPNTVRQYIDEAMRKYDVYKRTELVVRALFDGQICYRALNID, from the coding sequence ATGTATATCTCACCGCGACTCGGCAAATTCGTGAACAGCTGCGGAGAAGTGCAGGACGAATTCGCACTCAAGGAATTGCTGGCCGAGGTCACGCCCTCGCTCGGCTTCGATCAGTTCGCGCTTGTCAGCCATGTGGATCTTGTCGGGCCGCCTCGCGATGCGATGGTGATCACCAGCTATCATGAAGGCTGGATCGAACGGTCGCTCCTTCGAAACTATTATGCGGATGACCCGGTCCATGCCGCCAGCACGAAGACGGTCACGGCTTTCCTGTGGAGCGTGATCCCGGCCATGATCCGGATGACGAAGAGGCAGCAGCAAATTCTGGAAGAGGCAAAGCCCTTTGGCCTGCGAGAAGGCCTCACCATCCCGGTGCAAGCGCCCGGTGAATATAGGGGCACATGTTCGTTCGGCGGGAAGAATTCCGTGACCCTCGACGCCGATCTACGTGGCGCCGCCCAACTCGTCGGCATGTTCGCCTTTGAAGCGGCGCGGAGGCTTCAGCGCGCACGTTGGGCGCCGGGCACACAGGTCCCGGAAATTCCGACGCTCAGCCAGCGGGAGCTGGACTGCATAGCGCTTGTCGCCTGTGGGAAGGGCAATTCCGAGATTGGCGGCATCCTCAAAATCTCGCCCAACACCGTGCGGCAATATATCGACGAAGCCATGCGGAAATATGATGTCTACAAGCGCACCGAACTGGTCGTCCGCGCGCTGTTTGACGGCCAGATTTGCTATCGGGCGCTGAACATCGACTGA
- a CDS encoding PIN domain-containing protein, producing MRSVSDRFVVVLDANVLYPYRMRDALLRFAEAGLFRARWSPAILDEWRRSLLARRPELETSIDAQIKAMERAFPESCVTGGDTLIASLDLPDADDRHVLATAIRTGAEHIVTENLKDFPEATLEPIGITAVTADDFLSSTFELYPGEAFRAMRTMRRAYGNPPFSPGEFIFDLQAKGLPKLASMLKESIDLL from the coding sequence TTGAGAAGCGTATCGGACCGGTTCGTCGTCGTTCTCGACGCCAATGTCCTCTACCCCTATCGGATGCGGGACGCCCTGCTCAGGTTCGCTGAGGCAGGGCTGTTCCGCGCGCGCTGGTCGCCGGCGATCCTCGATGAATGGCGGCGCAGCCTACTTGCCCGCCGGCCTGAACTGGAAACCAGTATCGACGCGCAGATCAAAGCGATGGAGCGCGCGTTCCCGGAGAGCTGCGTGACTGGCGGCGACACGCTGATCGCCAGCCTCGATCTGCCCGATGCCGATGACCGACATGTGCTGGCGACCGCAATCCGCACCGGCGCCGAGCATATCGTCACCGAAAATCTCAAGGATTTCCCGGAGGCCACGCTCGAACCCATTGGCATCACCGCTGTCACCGCCGACGATTTCCTATCGAGCACGTTCGAGTTGTATCCCGGCGAAGCATTCCGGGCGATGCGAACCATGCGCCGCGCCTATGGCAATCCACCCTTTTCGCCCGGCGAATTCATCTTCGATCTCCAAGCCAAAGGCCTGCCCAAGCTGGCCTCGATGCTCAAGGAGAGCATCGACCTGCTATGA
- a CDS encoding endonuclease/exonuclease/phosphatase family protein, with amino-acid sequence MPYYAGLRGKDEATRVRIAQGLTRLRAAIAAQNIPTKTIDGDVLIASWNIREFESAKLGGRLDDAYYYIAEILSHFDIIAIQEVRDDLSALKRVQGLLGGWWKYIVTDVTEGRPGNYERMAFLYDSRKVTFGGLAGEIVLPRQVDKEVLQFARTPFVCGFKAGWAKIDLCTVHIYYGKQKALDEKRLTEIRNLADFLAKRAKKAAQPLPATPGEAKARQPEPDTLVLLGDFNIFDPKDATLTAITDAGFKIPDVLTRRASDAKGGSNVAKDKFYDQIAIWRGKRFDETPRGGALDFFEAVYRMEDEALYAPEIKPGKKGNLPTYKEWRTYQMSDHLLLWSAFKVDFASDYLEDLAKPPS; translated from the coding sequence ATGCCCTATTATGCAGGTCTCAGAGGCAAGGATGAGGCAACGCGCGTCCGCATCGCGCAGGGGCTGACCCGTCTTCGGGCCGCGATCGCCGCGCAGAATATTCCGACCAAGACGATCGATGGCGATGTCCTGATCGCGAGCTGGAACATCCGCGAGTTCGAGAGCGCGAAGCTGGGCGGGCGCCTGGACGACGCCTATTATTATATCGCCGAGATCCTGAGCCACTTCGACATCATCGCCATCCAGGAAGTGCGTGACGACCTGAGCGCGCTCAAACGCGTGCAGGGACTGCTTGGTGGGTGGTGGAAATATATCGTGACCGACGTGACCGAAGGCCGGCCCGGAAATTATGAGCGGATGGCGTTCCTCTACGACAGCCGCAAGGTCACCTTCGGCGGCCTCGCCGGCGAAATCGTGCTACCTCGGCAGGTAGACAAAGAGGTTCTCCAGTTCGCCCGGACGCCCTTCGTATGCGGTTTCAAGGCTGGCTGGGCCAAGATCGATCTTTGCACGGTCCATATCTATTATGGGAAGCAGAAGGCGCTGGACGAGAAGCGCCTCACCGAGATCAGGAACCTCGCGGATTTCCTGGCCAAACGGGCGAAGAAGGCCGCCCAGCCCCTCCCGGCAACGCCGGGCGAAGCGAAGGCCCGCCAGCCCGAACCGGACACGCTGGTGTTGCTTGGTGACTTCAACATCTTCGACCCCAAGGATGCGACGCTCACGGCAATCACGGATGCCGGGTTCAAAATTCCCGACGTCCTCACCAGGCGCGCCAGCGACGCCAAGGGCGGCTCCAATGTCGCGAAGGACAAATTTTACGATCAGATAGCCATCTGGCGCGGCAAGCGCTTCGACGAGACGCCCAGAGGCGGCGCTCTCGATTTCTTCGAGGCCGTCTACCGCATGGAGGACGAAGCGCTTTACGCGCCCGAGATAAAGCCCGGCAAGAAAGGTAATCTTCCCACCTACAAGGAATGGCGGACCTATCAGATGTCCGACCATCTGCTTCTCTGGTCCGCCTTCAAGGTCGACTTTGCGTCCGACTATCTGGAGGATCTGGCAAAGCCGCCATCCTGA
- a CDS encoding nucleotidyltransferase and HEPN domain-containing protein: MRTDLDHLPAAKQRELEEVVRILFAEFREATENAAGRKKSARILKIILFGSYARGDWVDAPFDANQYKSDMDILVIVNQKELADVAAYWSVAEQRLIDAYLIEKRINTPVHFIVHSLQQVNQGLSHGRVFFMEIAEQGIALYEADDRELAKPKPKTPSEAAAAAQEYFDEYFPDAMRRFEGAKFHIEKGHTKQAAFDLHQTAEGLYQAILLTLTFYTPYDHNIAFLRLQAEGRDATLFDIWPRGSRKERAMFQKLKDAYVKARYSKHYHIDLEELNWLAERVEALGRATHTICTAHIAKLAEKARH; this comes from the coding sequence ATGCGTACCGATCTCGACCACCTTCCTGCGGCCAAGCAGCGCGAGCTTGAAGAGGTCGTCCGCATTCTGTTCGCCGAATTCCGTGAAGCGACCGAGAATGCGGCCGGCCGCAAGAAATCGGCTCGCATCCTCAAGATCATCCTGTTCGGATCATACGCCAGGGGCGACTGGGTCGACGCGCCCTTCGACGCCAACCAGTATAAGTCCGACATGGATATCCTCGTCATCGTCAACCAGAAGGAACTGGCTGACGTGGCGGCCTACTGGTCAGTGGCCGAGCAGCGGCTGATCGACGCCTATCTCATCGAGAAGCGCATTAACACGCCGGTGCATTTTATCGTCCATTCGCTCCAGCAGGTGAACCAGGGCCTAAGCCACGGCCGGGTCTTCTTCATGGAGATCGCTGAACAGGGCATCGCCCTCTATGAGGCAGACGATCGCGAACTCGCGAAGCCCAAACCCAAGACGCCGTCAGAGGCAGCGGCTGCTGCACAAGAATATTTCGACGAGTATTTCCCCGATGCCATGCGGCGCTTTGAAGGGGCGAAGTTTCACATTGAAAAGGGCCACACCAAGCAAGCGGCGTTCGACCTGCACCAGACAGCCGAGGGGCTATATCAAGCGATTCTGCTGACGCTCACATTTTATACCCCTTACGATCACAACATCGCCTTTCTGCGGCTTCAGGCTGAAGGCCGCGACGCGACGTTGTTTGATATATGGCCCCGTGGATCGCGCAAGGAGCGCGCGATGTTCCAAAAGCTCAAGGATGCCTACGTGAAGGCTCGCTATTCCAAGCATTATCACATCGACCTGGAAGAGCTCAATTGGCTGGCAGAACGGGTCGAAGCGCTGGGACGGGCGACACATACCATATGCACTGCCCACATAGCGAAGCTTGCAGAAAAGGCTCGCCACTGA
- a CDS encoding HU family DNA-binding protein — translation MTLTDIIASIAADEGLAKTDVKKVVDALFAQVAAAAEKDEEVSIPGFGKFKVKHIAARDGRNPSTGEAISIAASKKLGFTPAKALKDKLNG, via the coding sequence ATGACGCTGACCGATATCATCGCCTCGATCGCCGCTGACGAGGGCCTCGCAAAGACCGACGTCAAGAAGGTGGTGGACGCCCTGTTCGCGCAGGTTGCAGCAGCAGCCGAGAAGGATGAGGAAGTTTCCATCCCCGGCTTCGGTAAGTTCAAGGTGAAGCACATCGCCGCACGCGACGGCCGTAATCCTTCGACGGGTGAGGCGATCAGCATCGCCGCGTCCAAGAAACTCGGCTTCACGCCTGCCAAAGCGCTGAAGGACAAGCTGAACGGCTGA
- a CDS encoding acyl-homoserine-lactone synthase: protein MTQVVRGGSLQEDIVLRSMYEARKRVFVDLLGWDVPVLAGRYEMDQFDGPSTIYLIAAEPDGTHLGSMRLLPTSGPYLLGNVFPELCDQPMPATDSVWEISRFCLSRDLRAAERRQVRDYLVTMAASYALTNGIEAYCCVADMPWFSQILSFGWECRPLGLPRTLACGMLGAMQIIITEDTPALMQAAGVWRPSPVQFAAAAAA, encoded by the coding sequence ATGACGCAGGTCGTTCGAGGCGGAAGCCTTCAAGAAGACATTGTTCTTCGATCGATGTACGAGGCGCGAAAGCGCGTCTTCGTCGACCTTCTTGGCTGGGACGTCCCGGTCCTCGCCGGGCGGTACGAGATGGACCAGTTCGATGGCCCCTCGACCATCTATCTGATTGCCGCCGAACCGGATGGCACCCACCTCGGTTCAATGCGGCTGCTGCCGACGAGCGGCCCCTATCTTCTCGGCAACGTCTTCCCCGAACTTTGCGATCAGCCCATGCCCGCTACCGACAGCGTCTGGGAAATCTCGCGCTTCTGCCTGTCCCGCGATCTGCGAGCGGCCGAGCGCCGGCAGGTGCGCGACTATCTCGTCACCATGGCCGCCAGCTACGCGCTTACAAATGGCATCGAAGCCTATTGCTGCGTCGCCGACATGCCCTGGTTCAGCCAGATCCTATCCTTCGGCTGGGAATGCCGCCCGCTTGGCCTGCCCCGGACGCTCGCCTGCGGGATGTTGGGCGCGATGCAGATCATCATCACGGAAGACACGCCCGCGTTGATGCAGGCCGCCGGCGTCTGGCGCCCCTCCCCCGTCCAATTCGCCGCGGCTGCCGCCGCATAG
- a CDS encoding phytanoyl-CoA dioxygenase family protein has translation MAHLPDVPCADFYADQLLAQGYYIIPKAIASDEVEALTSDLAEDFDATHLSSGPFYGNDTRRFGSLLSRSDRTKAFVQHPTILAIMQKILGPWCDHFSLNLTQAIELMPGSIEQVPHRDQDMWPCSRFVDSALQVEFLVNVMWPFTPYTKENGATQVWPGSHRRLDEMLIDPTQAIVAEMEPGSALLFLGSTLHAGGANRSALPRRGMIISYTLGWLKPYELQWLAYPPEVARTFDADLTDLLGYRIHRPNLGNYEGRCPSHLLRETERKSGAIDMLAPEHHALIETFRAGGLPEPVTG, from the coding sequence ATGGCACATTTACCCGACGTTCCATGTGCAGATTTTTACGCCGATCAGCTGCTCGCTCAAGGCTATTACATCATTCCTAAAGCCATCGCGTCTGACGAGGTCGAGGCGCTAACCAGCGATCTGGCAGAGGATTTCGACGCCACCCACCTCTCGTCAGGGCCATTTTATGGCAACGACACCAGGAGGTTTGGCAGCCTGCTCAGCCGGTCCGATCGGACCAAGGCGTTCGTCCAGCATCCGACGATCCTCGCCATCATGCAGAAGATACTTGGCCCCTGGTGCGATCATTTCTCGCTGAACCTCACGCAGGCCATCGAGCTGATGCCCGGATCGATAGAACAGGTGCCGCATCGCGATCAGGATATGTGGCCATGCAGCCGGTTCGTGGATTCAGCGCTTCAGGTCGAATTTCTCGTCAATGTGATGTGGCCATTCACGCCCTATACGAAGGAAAATGGCGCGACCCAGGTATGGCCGGGCAGCCATCGGCGGCTGGACGAGATGCTGATAGACCCAACGCAAGCGATCGTCGCCGAAATGGAGCCCGGCTCGGCGCTCCTGTTCCTTGGATCGACCCTCCATGCCGGCGGCGCCAACCGTTCGGCCCTGCCACGGCGCGGCATGATCATCAGCTACACGCTGGGTTGGCTCAAACCCTATGAGCTTCAGTGGCTGGCTTATCCGCCCGAGGTCGCCCGTACCTTCGACGCGGATCTGACCGATCTGCTGGGATACCGCATCCATCGTCCGAACCTCGGAAATTATGAAGGGCGATGCCCGTCTCATCTGCTTCGCGAAACGGAGAGAAAGTCCGGCGCGATCGACATGCTGGCGCCTGAGCACCACGCGCTGATCGAAACCTTTCGGGCGGGCGGATTGCCCGAACCCGTGACCGGCTGA
- a CDS encoding TA system VapC family ribonuclease toxin gives MTYLLDVNVLVALIDPNHVGHEAAHHWFETEGGKAWATCPITENGVIRIVGNVRYPSTPGSPAEVASIMAQMCKLPGHRFWAEDISLLSAEHVDASHILTSAQVTDTYLLALAVANKGKLATFDRRLTPKGVTGGKDAIHLIGNH, from the coding sequence ATGACCTATCTTCTTGACGTCAATGTCCTGGTCGCGCTGATCGACCCCAATCATGTCGGGCATGAGGCGGCGCATCACTGGTTCGAGACGGAAGGCGGCAAGGCCTGGGCGACCTGCCCCATCACCGAGAATGGCGTGATCCGGATCGTCGGCAATGTCCGCTACCCTTCGACACCCGGCTCGCCGGCTGAGGTCGCGTCGATCATGGCGCAAATGTGCAAGCTTCCGGGTCACCGCTTCTGGGCCGAGGATATCAGCCTGCTGTCTGCCGAGCATGTCGACGCCAGCCATATCCTCACTTCCGCGCAGGTGACCGACACCTATCTCCTCGCCCTGGCCGTCGCCAATAAGGGCAAGCTTGCGACTTTCGACCGGCGGCTCACCCCAAAGGGGGTGACCGGCGGCAAGGACGCGATCCACCTCATCGGAAATCATTGA